The window ATTCCCTTTTGGTGGACGGGGCGGTGCTCCTTCTCGGGTTGGGGGCGGCTTACCTCATCCTGCGCCGGGTCTTTTCCGAGCCGATCCGTTTGGACCCCGATGACCTCATCATGCGCACGGTGGAGATCATCGCTGCCATCCCAAGCCTTTTCCTCCTCATCTCCCTTAGGGCGGTCTTTCCCACCAACATTGACCCCCTCTTCACCTTTTACCTGGTGGTGGGGCTTTTGGGCTTCATCGGCTGGGGGGGATTGGCCCGGGTGGTGCGGGGGATCGTCCTCTCCGTGCGGGAGATGGACTACGTGCAGGCGGCCAGGGCCTTGGGGGCTTCGGATGGGCGCATCATCGCCCGGCATGTTCTTCCCGCCACGGCGAGCTACGTGATCGTGAGCCTATCCCTCACCATCCCCGGCTTTATCCTGGGAGAAAGCGGGCTTTCCTTCTTAGGCCTTGGGGTTACGGAGCCGTACACCAGTTGGGGGCTCCTGCTCCAGGCGGCGCAACAGGGCGGCTTCGCTTCCTTTACCGACCGCCCTTGGGTGCTTTGGCCTGGGTTTTTCATCTTCCTGGCTGTGCTTTCGTGGAACTTCCTGGGGGATGGGCTCCGGGACGCCTTGGACCCAAGGAGGAGGCGGTAGGCTCTTCTCTTTTGACCGGGCATGGCGTATAACGGGTGAGGTGTTTTAAGGGCAGTGCCCGAAGGAGTGCGCATGGACGACAAGCGGCTGCTGGAGGTGAGAGACCTTAAGGTCCACTTCTTCACGGACGATGGCGTGGTGAAGGCGGTGGACGGGGTGTCCTTCCACGTGGACAAAGGGGAGACCCTGGCGGTGGTGGGGGAGTCGGGCTCGGGGAAGAGCGTGACTTCCTTGGCCATCATGCGGCTCATTCCCACGCCCCCGGGGCGGATTGTGGGCGGGGAGATCCTCTTCCGGGGGAAGGACGGCCAGGTGCGGGACCTCACCAAGCTCTCCGAGGCGGAGATGCGGCGCATCCGGGGTAACGACATCGCCATGATCTTCCAGGAACCCATGACGTCCTTGAACCCGGTGTACACGGTGGGGGACCAGATCGCCGAGGCCATCATGCTCCACCAGGGGAAAAGCCGGAGGGAGGCCATGGAGCTCGCCGCCCACATGCTGGACCTGGTGGGGATTCCTGAGCCCAAGAAGCGGCTTGCCAACTACCCCCACCAGATGTCCGGGGGGATGCGGCAGCGGGTGATGATCGCCATGGCGCTTTCCTGCAACCCTTCGCTTCTCATCGCCGACGAGCCCACCACCGCCTTGGACGTGACCATCCAGGCGCAGATCCTGGAGCTGATGAAGAAGCTTCAGGAGGAGATCGGGATGAGCATTCTCTTCATCACCCACAACCTGGGGGTGGTGGCGGAGATGGCGGACCGGGTGGTGGTGATGTACGCGGGGCGGGCGGTGGAGCAGGCGGACGTGGTGCCGCTTTTCAGGGAACCGCTCCACCCGTACACCCGGGGGCTTCTCCACTCGGTGCCCCGGCTGGACCTTGCGGCGGAGCGCAAGGAGCGGTTGGAGGCCATTCCTGGGAACGTGCCGAACCCGCTTTACCTGCCTTCTGGTTGCGCCTTCCACCCCCGGTGCAAGCACTACGTGGAGGGGCTTTGCGACCGGGAGGTGCCGCCCTTGGAGGAAGTGGGGGACGGGCGGCAGGTGCGGTGCGTGCGCTGGCGGGAGATCCGGGAGGTTAGGGCATGAGCGGGGTCCTGCTGGAGGTCAAGGACCTCAAGAAGCACTTTCCCATCCGGGGCGGGGTGCTTTCCCGGGTGGTGGGGAGCGTGAAGGCGGTGGACGGGGTATCCTTCGCCATCCGGCGGGGGGAGGTACTGGGGCTTGTGGGGGAGTCGGGGAGCGGCAAGACCACGGTGGGCCGCACCCTGTTGCGCCTCATTGAGCCCACGGGGGGAAGGATCCTTTTTGACGGGGAGGACATCACCGAGCTGCCCAAGGACAAGCTAAGGCCCTACCGCCGCCGGATGCAGATCATCTTCCAAGACCCCTTTAGCTCCCTGAACCCGCGGATGACGGTGGGGGACATCATCGCCGAGCCCC is drawn from Thermus hydrothermalis and contains these coding sequences:
- a CDS encoding ABC transporter ATP-binding protein translates to MDDKRLLEVRDLKVHFFTDDGVVKAVDGVSFHVDKGETLAVVGESGSGKSVTSLAIMRLIPTPPGRIVGGEILFRGKDGQVRDLTKLSEAEMRRIRGNDIAMIFQEPMTSLNPVYTVGDQIAEAIMLHQGKSRREAMELAAHMLDLVGIPEPKKRLANYPHQMSGGMRQRVMIAMALSCNPSLLIADEPTTALDVTIQAQILELMKKLQEEIGMSILFITHNLGVVAEMADRVVVMYAGRAVEQADVVPLFREPLHPYTRGLLHSVPRLDLAAERKERLEAIPGNVPNPLYLPSGCAFHPRCKHYVEGLCDREVPPLEEVGDGRQVRCVRWREIREVRA